In Nocardia yunnanensis, one DNA window encodes the following:
- a CDS encoding PTS transporter subunit EIIC yields MADAVESSRKKLDLSGLQKLGRSLMLPIATLPAAGLLLRLGQDDMLGRFSPLKSVAAVLAGAGGTLIDNLPLLFAVGIAIGWAKKADGSTALAAVVGYLAFSGVLKAMSPVVLDGSCGPALGWIFRAAHWNCPVVDTTKAAANQLVNFGVLGGIVMGLTAATLWQRYHRTQLPEYLGFFSGRRLVPILTACAAVVIGVLMSFIYPAFNSALTSLGNFVADNSVVGGGIFGFANRMLLPLGLHHIINSVVWFVLGDYTTGGQTYHGDIAMFLHGDPHAGTFMTGFFPIMMFGLPAAALAIWRHAKPENRKMIGGIMLSTGLTAFLTGITEPLEFSFIFVAWPLLLIHAIFTGSSLALTNALGIHDGFTFSAGAIDYLLNFGKATHPLLLIPVGLGYAALYYVTFSFIIKRWNLKTPGREDDEAETEKENVAA; encoded by the coding sequence ATGGCCGATGCCGTCGAGAGCTCTCGCAAGAAGCTCGATCTATCGGGACTGCAGAAGCTCGGCCGCAGCTTGATGCTGCCGATCGCCACGCTACCTGCTGCTGGACTGTTGCTGCGACTAGGGCAGGACGACATGCTCGGCCGGTTCTCGCCGCTGAAATCCGTCGCCGCCGTACTCGCCGGCGCGGGCGGCACGCTCATCGACAACCTCCCGCTGCTGTTCGCGGTGGGCATTGCCATCGGCTGGGCCAAGAAAGCCGACGGTTCGACCGCGTTGGCGGCCGTCGTCGGCTACCTCGCCTTCTCCGGCGTCCTCAAGGCGATGTCGCCCGTGGTGCTCGACGGGAGCTGCGGTCCGGCGCTGGGCTGGATCTTCCGTGCGGCGCACTGGAATTGCCCCGTCGTCGACACCACCAAGGCCGCCGCGAATCAGCTGGTGAACTTCGGCGTGCTCGGCGGCATCGTCATGGGCCTGACCGCCGCGACGCTGTGGCAGCGTTATCACCGCACCCAGCTGCCCGAGTACCTCGGGTTCTTCTCGGGCCGTCGCCTGGTGCCGATTCTGACCGCGTGCGCGGCCGTGGTCATCGGCGTGCTGATGTCGTTCATCTACCCGGCCTTCAACTCCGCGCTGACCTCGCTGGGCAATTTCGTCGCCGACAACTCGGTCGTTGGCGGCGGCATCTTCGGGTTCGCCAACCGCATGCTGTTGCCCCTGGGCCTGCACCACATCATCAACTCGGTGGTCTGGTTCGTGCTGGGCGACTACACCACCGGCGGCCAGACCTACCACGGCGACATCGCCATGTTCCTGCACGGTGACCCGCACGCCGGCACCTTCATGACCGGCTTCTTCCCGATCATGATGTTCGGTCTGCCCGCCGCGGCACTGGCCATCTGGCGGCACGCCAAGCCGGAGAACCGCAAGATGATCGGCGGTATCATGCTCTCGACCGGCCTGACCGCGTTCCTGACCGGTATCACCGAGCCGCTGGAGTTCTCGTTCATCTTCGTGGCGTGGCCGCTGCTGCTGATCCACGCGATCTTCACGGGCTCCTCGCTGGCGCTCACCAACGCGCTCGGTATCCACGACGGATTCACCTTCTCCGCCGGCGCCATCGACTACCTGCTCAACTTCGGCAAGGCCACGCATCCGCTGCTGCTGATCCCGGTCGGTCTCGGCTATGCCGCCCTGTACTACGTCACCTTCAGCTTCATCATCAAGCGCTGGAACCTCAAGACGCCCGGTCGTGAGGACGATGAGGCGGAAACCGAAAAGGAGAATGTCGCAGCATGA
- the nagB gene encoding glucosamine-6-phosphate deaminase gives MELVITDTAAEAGVLAGRIMADHVRRGARAIGLATGSSPLGAYGELIRQHREEGLSFAAVQAFLLDEYIGLPVGHPQSYRQFIRDEFTAHVDFQDSRVHSPDGNAADIPAAAADYERKITENGPISVQILGIGANGHLGFNEPGSSLRSRTRVKTLTPKTREDNARFFEDDLSQVPTHVLTQGLGTISDADHLLMIATGAGKAEAVAAAVEGPVSAFCPASILQMHPHVTVIVDPEAAANLKAVDYYRFAVENKPSWQSF, from the coding sequence ATGGAACTCGTGATCACCGATACCGCGGCCGAGGCGGGTGTGCTGGCCGGACGCATCATGGCCGACCATGTGCGCCGGGGTGCGCGCGCGATCGGGCTGGCCACGGGGTCCTCGCCGCTGGGCGCGTACGGCGAGCTCATCCGGCAGCATCGCGAAGAGGGGCTGAGTTTCGCCGCGGTGCAGGCGTTTCTGCTCGACGAGTACATCGGGTTGCCGGTGGGGCATCCGCAGTCCTACCGGCAGTTCATCCGGGACGAGTTCACCGCGCACGTGGACTTCCAGGACTCCCGGGTGCACAGTCCCGACGGCAATGCCGCCGATATCCCCGCCGCCGCAGCCGATTACGAGCGCAAGATCACCGAGAACGGGCCGATCTCGGTGCAGATCCTGGGTATCGGGGCCAATGGGCATCTGGGATTCAACGAGCCGGGATCCTCGCTGCGCTCGCGGACCCGGGTCAAGACCTTGACGCCCAAGACGCGCGAGGACAATGCGCGCTTCTTCGAAGACGACCTCTCGCAGGTGCCCACCCATGTGCTGACCCAGGGCCTCGGCACCATCAGCGACGCCGACCATCTGCTGATGATCGCCACCGGCGCGGGCAAGGCCGAAGCGGTCGCCGCCGCGGTGGAGGGTCCGGTGTCCGCGTTCTGCCCGGCCTCGATCCTGCAGATGCACCCGCACGTCACGGTCATCGTCGACCCGGAGGCGGCGGCGAATCTCAAAGCCGTGGACTACTACCGGTTCGCGGTGGAGAACAAGCCTTCCTGGCAGAGCTTCTGA
- the ptsP gene encoding phosphoenolpyruvate--protein phosphotransferase: MTREVRGVAAAPGIAVGPVKWLAPAPVTSRDDAPGSDVDAEIARAEAAFETVAARYSAQALEAKGPAADILFMTSALAADPALLDQVRGEIRGGTPTAHAVTEAVAHFGAQLAALGGMMAERASDLKDVGQRVVAELLGVDPPGIPDSATPFVLAAQDLAPADTATLDPATVLGLLTVAGGPTSHTAILAKALGIPAVVAAPEAVSLAEDTEVVLDGTAGVVELEPSAARREEVLAQRARQADAPTGPGRTADGHAVPLLANVGSAADAALAVELGAEGVGLFRTEFLFLDRKSAPTVAEQTDQYAEIFRILGDRPVTVRTLDAGSDKPLPFLNLPAEENPALGVRGLRLSSVDEGALLDQLSAIAAAATRTGTPVKVMAPMVATAEEAGYFAAKAGAAGLQSRGVMIEIPAAALRSEQLGARVDFFSIGTNDLSQYLFGADRMSSALAALHNPWQPALAATIAMAVSGAGRHGVKVGVCGESASHPEFACVLVGLGVETLSMAPRSLAGVRAQLAEVTLEQCKAAAAAVLSAATADDALRAARSALGRDK, encoded by the coding sequence TTGACGCGTGAGGTGCGTGGCGTCGCCGCCGCTCCCGGCATCGCGGTCGGGCCGGTGAAGTGGCTGGCGCCCGCGCCGGTCACCAGCCGCGACGACGCGCCCGGGAGCGACGTCGACGCCGAGATCGCCCGCGCGGAGGCCGCTTTCGAGACGGTCGCCGCGCGGTACTCGGCGCAGGCGCTCGAGGCGAAAGGCCCCGCCGCCGACATTCTGTTCATGACCTCGGCGCTGGCCGCCGATCCGGCGCTGCTGGATCAGGTGCGCGGTGAGATCCGGGGCGGGACGCCGACCGCGCACGCGGTCACCGAGGCCGTGGCGCACTTCGGTGCGCAGCTGGCGGCATTGGGCGGCATGATGGCCGAGCGTGCCTCGGATCTGAAGGATGTGGGCCAGCGTGTGGTGGCCGAGCTGCTCGGGGTCGATCCGCCCGGAATCCCGGACAGTGCAACACCTTTCGTGCTCGCCGCGCAGGATCTCGCACCCGCCGACACGGCGACGCTGGATCCGGCGACGGTGCTCGGATTGCTGACTGTCGCGGGCGGGCCCACCTCGCACACCGCCATTCTGGCCAAGGCCCTGGGCATTCCGGCCGTGGTGGCCGCTCCGGAGGCGGTGTCCCTTGCCGAGGACACGGAGGTGGTGCTCGACGGCACCGCGGGTGTGGTCGAACTCGAGCCGTCCGCGGCGCGTCGCGAGGAAGTGCTCGCCCAGCGTGCCCGGCAGGCGGACGCGCCGACCGGTCCCGGCCGCACCGCCGACGGTCATGCCGTGCCGCTGCTGGCGAATGTGGGCTCGGCCGCCGATGCCGCGCTCGCGGTCGAGCTCGGGGCCGAGGGCGTCGGCCTGTTCCGGACCGAATTCCTGTTCCTGGACCGCAAATCGGCCCCCACCGTGGCCGAGCAGACGGACCAGTACGCCGAGATCTTCCGGATCCTGGGCGACCGTCCCGTGACGGTCCGCACCCTGGACGCCGGATCGGATAAGCCGCTGCCGTTCCTGAACCTGCCGGCGGAGGAGAATCCGGCGCTGGGAGTGCGGGGGCTGCGGTTGAGCAGCGTCGATGAGGGGGCGCTGCTCGACCAGCTGTCGGCGATCGCCGCGGCGGCCACGCGGACCGGGACACCGGTCAAGGTGATGGCACCGATGGTCGCCACCGCCGAGGAGGCCGGCTACTTCGCGGCCAAGGCGGGCGCGGCCGGGCTGCAGTCGCGCGGTGTGATGATCGAGATCCCCGCTGCGGCACTCCGTTCCGAGCAGTTGGGCGCACGGGTGGACTTCTTCTCCATCGGCACCAACGATCTGTCGCAATATCTGTTCGGCGCGGACCGCATGTCCTCGGCGCTGGCGGCGCTGCACAACCCGTGGCAGCCCGCCCTCGCGGCCACCATCGCCATGGCCGTGTCCGGCGCGGGCAGGCACGGGGTGAAGGTGGGAGTGTGCGGCGAGTCCGCGTCCCATCCCGAATTCGCCTGTGTGCTGGTCGGACTCGGTGTCGAAACGTTGTCCATGGCGCCCCGGTCGCTGGCCGGCGTTCGCGCCCAGCTGGCCGAGGTCACCCTCGAGCAGTGCAAAGCAGCTGCGGCCGCGGTGCTTTCGGCCGCCACGGCGGACGACGCCCTGCGGGCCGCGCGATCGGCATTGGGGCGAGATAAGTGA
- a CDS encoding HPr family phosphocarrier protein, with the protein MITRTAVVASKTGLHARPAALFAKAAGESGVPVRISVEGKDPIAANSLLQVMTLGAKQGDTVTLHAEDGAEAALDKLVAMLETDLDA; encoded by the coding sequence ATGATCACCCGCACCGCCGTCGTCGCGTCCAAGACCGGTCTGCACGCCCGCCCCGCGGCCCTGTTCGCCAAGGCCGCCGGGGAATCCGGTGTCCCCGTGCGGATTTCGGTGGAGGGCAAGGATCCGATCGCCGCCAACAGCCTGCTGCAGGTGATGACCCTGGGCGCCAAGCAGGGCGACACCGTCACCCTGCACGCCGAGGACGGCGCCGAGGCCGCCCTCGACAAGCTGGTCGCGATGCTGGAGACCGATCTTGACGCGTGA
- a CDS encoding glucose PTS transporter subunit EIIB → MSKANQIVEGLGGLDNIVEVEGCITRLRCEIKDAGKVNEKALKAAGAHGVVKAGSAVQVVVGPTADALAEDINDML, encoded by the coding sequence ATGTCGAAAGCGAATCAAATCGTCGAGGGGCTCGGCGGCCTCGACAACATCGTCGAGGTGGAGGGCTGTATCACCCGCCTGCGCTGCGAAATCAAGGATGCCGGCAAGGTGAACGAGAAGGCCCTCAAGGCCGCCGGTGCACACGGTGTCGTCAAGGCCGGTTCCGCGGTGCAGGTTGTGGTCGGGCCCACGGCCGACGCCCTGGCCGAAGACATCAACGACATGCTCTGA
- a CDS encoding TetR/AcrR family transcriptional regulator: MPTGVAIRDARAQLFDAAERILLRDGPSGLTSRSVTAEAGCAKGVLHRHFADFDGFLAELIEDRIARVEQLGTALRERAGSASVAGNLTEALTEVFETVAVAIVSLVTFRDELRARLRQRRPVGIPILGEATTSIAQYLAAEVATGRVAPSADTGILSATLIGSAHLLFADRTAARPETGAVHAMVTTVLGGALTP; this comes from the coding sequence GTGCCCACCGGGGTCGCCATTCGCGATGCACGCGCGCAGCTGTTCGACGCCGCCGAGCGAATCCTGTTGCGGGACGGGCCCAGTGGGCTCACCAGCCGCTCGGTCACCGCCGAGGCGGGCTGCGCGAAGGGGGTGCTGCACCGGCATTTCGCCGACTTCGACGGGTTTCTCGCCGAGCTGATCGAGGACCGCATCGCGCGGGTCGAACAGCTGGGCACGGCGTTGCGGGAACGCGCCGGATCCGCCAGCGTGGCAGGCAATCTCACCGAAGCGCTCACCGAGGTGTTCGAGACCGTGGCGGTGGCCATCGTGAGCCTGGTGACCTTCCGCGACGAACTGCGCGCCCGGCTACGACAACGCCGCCCGGTGGGTATTCCGATCCTGGGCGAGGCGACCACGTCGATCGCACAGTACCTGGCCGCGGAAGTCGCGACCGGTCGCGTGGCGCCGAGCGCCGACACCGGCATCCTGTCGGCCACCCTCATCGGCTCGGCACACCTGCTGTTCGCGGACCGGACCGCCGCGCGGCCCGAGACCGGGGCCGTGCACGCGATGGTGACCACGGTGCTCGGCGGCGCGCTGACCCCTTGA
- a CDS encoding N-acetylglucosamine-6-phosphate deacetylase produces the protein MTVTLRGRVVTLTEAGELADGVVCFDGPRLDYVGPATGFAGELPEITGRPPIILPGLVDVHCHGGGGHGFPETDPDGVAIAANYHRSQGTTTLVASLVSATENELRERIDVLGKAIDTGLLAGIHLEGPFISEHRCGAHDPGRILPGDPALLERLVDYAGGRIVSVTVAPETANFDALAQVLADANVILSLGHTVADYERSVHAMRCGRRVSITHLFNAMPELAHRDANFLTAAMAAAGRGDVVAEVIGDGVHLSDGTVRMVFDTIGPENLALITDAMAAAGQPDGRYQLGSLDVVVSDGVSRIYDPHGAGPIAGGTATAAQVLRRTVVDAGVDLTAAATAACATPARLLGMADEIGALHPGMRADVLVTDHTLTPIDVYKDGASWNS, from the coding sequence GTGACGGTCACCCTGCGCGGCCGGGTCGTCACCCTCACCGAGGCGGGCGAACTCGCCGACGGGGTGGTCTGCTTCGACGGGCCGCGGCTCGACTACGTCGGTCCGGCAACGGGATTCGCCGGTGAACTGCCGGAGATCACCGGCCGGCCGCCGATCATCCTGCCGGGTCTGGTGGACGTGCACTGCCACGGCGGCGGCGGCCACGGCTTCCCCGAAACCGACCCCGACGGTGTCGCGATCGCCGCGAACTACCATCGTTCGCAAGGCACCACCACCCTGGTCGCCTCCCTGGTCTCGGCCACCGAGAACGAGTTGCGCGAGCGAATCGATGTGCTGGGCAAGGCCATCGACACCGGCTTGCTGGCGGGCATCCACCTCGAGGGGCCCTTCATCAGCGAACACCGGTGCGGCGCGCACGACCCCGGCCGCATCCTTCCCGGTGACCCGGCGCTGCTGGAGCGGCTGGTCGACTATGCGGGCGGACGCATCGTGTCGGTGACCGTCGCCCCGGAAACCGCGAATTTCGACGCCCTCGCGCAGGTGCTCGCCGACGCGAATGTGATTCTCTCCCTGGGACACACCGTCGCCGACTACGAGCGGTCCGTGCACGCCATGCGGTGCGGCCGGCGCGTGTCGATCACCCACCTGTTCAACGCCATGCCCGAACTTGCCCACCGCGACGCCAATTTCCTCACCGCCGCCATGGCCGCCGCCGGGCGCGGCGATGTGGTGGCCGAGGTCATCGGCGACGGCGTGCACCTGTCCGACGGCACCGTGCGCATGGTCTTCGACACCATCGGCCCCGAGAACCTGGCGTTGATCACCGACGCCATGGCCGCCGCCGGCCAGCCCGACGGGCGCTATCAGCTCGGTAGCCTCGATGTCGTGGTCTCCGACGGGGTGTCGCGCATCTACGACCCGCACGGCGCGGGCCCGATCGCCGGCGGCACCGCCACCGCCGCACAGGTGCTGCGCCGCACCGTCGTCGACGCCGGCGTCGACCTCACCGCCGCGGCCACCGCCGCCTGCGCGACCCCGGCCCGCCTGCTGGGCATGGCCGACGAGATCGGCGCGCTGCATCCCGGCATGCGCGCCGATGTGCTGGTCACCGACCACACTCTCACCCCGATCGACGTTTACAAGGACGGAGCCTCATGGAACTCGTGA